In a single window of the Rhodamnia argentea isolate NSW1041297 chromosome 2, ASM2092103v1, whole genome shotgun sequence genome:
- the LOC115735325 gene encoding sodium transporter HKT1-like isoform X2, with protein sequence MSFTCLGKEVGCLCSASWLKLARLCRSFCFLFSRYYRSLLLLVNSFCIQVLYFVFLSLLGFWVLKALKPRTSSFSPRDLDLFFTAVSSATVSSMSTVEMEVFSNAQLVVMTVLMFVGGEVFTSLIGLHFRMSKLRWLIKTEEKVTSVDTNLCPSKPTNVIVDHIELGAVADSDSRKPQVEPQFLCFVVLGYLLGVHVLGVAAVSLYMTLVSSARDVLKKKGLKMMTFSVFTTVSTFTNCGFVPTNENMIVFSKNSGLLLILIPQVLLGNTLFPPALRLTLWLMGRFSRRAEIEGLLSSTGEVGYKHLLPSLHSSLLVVTVLGFIGVQFIMFCSMQRDSESLSGLSSYEKIVGVLFQCVNTRYAGETIVDLSKVAPAVLVLFVVMMYLPPYTTFFPARGGEGLPGNGERGKPKRSYEILLENLIFSQLSYLAIFIIMVCMAETKKMKEDPINFNVLNIVVEVISAYGNVGFTTGYSCERQLRRVEGCEDKWYGFSGKWSDEGKIILIIVMIFGRLKKSNVKGGRAWVLL encoded by the exons ATGAGCTTTACTTGCTTAGGCAAAGAAGTTGGGTGTCTTTGTAGTGCTTCATGGCTCAAACTAGCCCGCCTCTGCAGGTCCTTTTGCTTCCTCTTTTCTCGGTATTACCGCTCCCTGCTCCTCCTAGTCAACTCCTTTTGTATCCAAGTTCTTTACTTCGTCTTCCTCTCGCTCCTTGGCTTCTGGGTCCTCAAGGCATTGAAGCCACGGACCAGTTCGTTTAGTCCTAGGGACTTGGATCTGTTCTTCACCGCTGTCTCCTCAGCTACCGTCTCAAGCATGTCCACGGTGGAGATGGAGGTCTTCTCCAACGCCCAGCTTGTCGTGATGACCGTCCTGATGTTCGTCGGAGGGGAGGTATTCACTTCCCTCATCGGGCTTCACTTTAGGATGTCGAAACTCCGGTGGCTCatcaaaacagaagaaaaagtcACCTCCGTCGATACCAATCTCTGCCCTTCGAAACCGACAAACGTTATTGTTGACCACATCGAATTAGGTGCAGTAGCGGATTCAGATTCCCGGAAACCACAAGTGGAGCCTCAG tttttgtgttttgtggTGTTAGGTTACCTTCTGGGAGTCCATGTTCTCGGTGTTGCCGCAGTTTCGCTCTATATGACACTCGTTTCCAGCGCGAGAGACgtgttgaagaagaaggggcTCAAAATGATGACGTTCTCAGTCTTCACCACCGTGTCGACCTTCACCAATTGCGGGTTCGTCCCGACGAACGAAAACATGATCGTCTTCAGCAAAAACTCCGGCCTCCTCCTTATCCTCATCCCTCAGGTCCTGCTCGGGAACACACTGTTCCCGCCGGCCTTACGGCTCACGCTTTGGCTCATGGGGAGATTTAGCAGGAGAGCAGAGATCGAGGGCCTGTTGAGCAGCACAGGTGAAGTTGGTTACAAGCACTTGCTTCCGAGCCTCCACTCGTCGCTACTGGTGGTAACGGTGTTGGGGTTTATTGGTGTTCAGTTCATAATGTTTTGCTCGATGCAGCGGGACTCGGAATCGTTAAGTGGACTGAGCTCGTACGAGAAAATCGTGGGCGTGCTGTTTCAGTGCGTGAACACCAGATATGCGGGCGAGACGATCGTCGATCTGTCCAAAGTTGCTCCTGCCGTCTTGGTGTTATTCGTCGTCATGAT GTACCTTCCGCCGTATACGACCTTCTTCCCGGCGAGAGGCGGTGAGGGGCTCCCGGGAAACGGGGAAAGAGGAAAGCCGAAAAGGAGTTATGAAATCTTGTTGGAGAATCTCATATTCTCACAGCTCTCCTACTTGGCCATCTTCATCATCATGGTTTGCATGGCCGAGACGAAAAAGATGAAGGAAGATCCCATCAACTTTAACGTGTTGAACATCGTGGTCGAAGTGATAAG CGCATACGGAAATGTAGGGTTCACGACAGGTTACAGCTGCGAACGACAACTAAGGCGTGTCGAAGGCTGCGAGGACAAGTGGTACGGATTCTCTGGGAAGTGGAGCGATGAGGGAAAAATCATCCTCATCATCGTCATGATTTTCGGAAGATTAAAGAAGTCCAACGTGAAAGGTGGCCGAGCTTGGGTTCTCTTGTGA
- the LOC115735325 gene encoding sodium transporter HKT1-like isoform X1 gives MSFTCLGKEVGCLCSASWLKLARLCRSFCFLFSRYYRSLLLLVNSFCIQVLYFVFLSLLGFWVLKALKPRTSSFSPRDLDLFFTAVSSATVSSMSTVEMEVFSNAQLVVMTVLMFVGGEVFTSLIGLHFRMSKLRWLIKTEEKVTSVDTNLCPSKPTNVIVDHIELGAVADSDSRKPQVEPQLYGPQDESIELDYLKCRSVKFLCFVVLGYLLGVHVLGVAAVSLYMTLVSSARDVLKKKGLKMMTFSVFTTVSTFTNCGFVPTNENMIVFSKNSGLLLILIPQVLLGNTLFPPALRLTLWLMGRFSRRAEIEGLLSSTGEVGYKHLLPSLHSSLLVVTVLGFIGVQFIMFCSMQRDSESLSGLSSYEKIVGVLFQCVNTRYAGETIVDLSKVAPAVLVLFVVMMYLPPYTTFFPARGGEGLPGNGERGKPKRSYEILLENLIFSQLSYLAIFIIMVCMAETKKMKEDPINFNVLNIVVEVISAYGNVGFTTGYSCERQLRRVEGCEDKWYGFSGKWSDEGKIILIIVMIFGRLKKSNVKGGRAWVLL, from the exons ATGAGCTTTACTTGCTTAGGCAAAGAAGTTGGGTGTCTTTGTAGTGCTTCATGGCTCAAACTAGCCCGCCTCTGCAGGTCCTTTTGCTTCCTCTTTTCTCGGTATTACCGCTCCCTGCTCCTCCTAGTCAACTCCTTTTGTATCCAAGTTCTTTACTTCGTCTTCCTCTCGCTCCTTGGCTTCTGGGTCCTCAAGGCATTGAAGCCACGGACCAGTTCGTTTAGTCCTAGGGACTTGGATCTGTTCTTCACCGCTGTCTCCTCAGCTACCGTCTCAAGCATGTCCACGGTGGAGATGGAGGTCTTCTCCAACGCCCAGCTTGTCGTGATGACCGTCCTGATGTTCGTCGGAGGGGAGGTATTCACTTCCCTCATCGGGCTTCACTTTAGGATGTCGAAACTCCGGTGGCTCatcaaaacagaagaaaaagtcACCTCCGTCGATACCAATCTCTGCCCTTCGAAACCGACAAACGTTATTGTTGACCACATCGAATTAGGTGCAGTAGCGGATTCAGATTCCCGGAAACCACAAGTGGAGCCTCAGTTGTACGGGCCGCAAGACGAGTCCATAGAACTCGACTATCTGAAATGTCGTTCGgttaagtttttgtgttttgtggTGTTAGGTTACCTTCTGGGAGTCCATGTTCTCGGTGTTGCCGCAGTTTCGCTCTATATGACACTCGTTTCCAGCGCGAGAGACgtgttgaagaagaaggggcTCAAAATGATGACGTTCTCAGTCTTCACCACCGTGTCGACCTTCACCAATTGCGGGTTCGTCCCGACGAACGAAAACATGATCGTCTTCAGCAAAAACTCCGGCCTCCTCCTTATCCTCATCCCTCAGGTCCTGCTCGGGAACACACTGTTCCCGCCGGCCTTACGGCTCACGCTTTGGCTCATGGGGAGATTTAGCAGGAGAGCAGAGATCGAGGGCCTGTTGAGCAGCACAGGTGAAGTTGGTTACAAGCACTTGCTTCCGAGCCTCCACTCGTCGCTACTGGTGGTAACGGTGTTGGGGTTTATTGGTGTTCAGTTCATAATGTTTTGCTCGATGCAGCGGGACTCGGAATCGTTAAGTGGACTGAGCTCGTACGAGAAAATCGTGGGCGTGCTGTTTCAGTGCGTGAACACCAGATATGCGGGCGAGACGATCGTCGATCTGTCCAAAGTTGCTCCTGCCGTCTTGGTGTTATTCGTCGTCATGAT GTACCTTCCGCCGTATACGACCTTCTTCCCGGCGAGAGGCGGTGAGGGGCTCCCGGGAAACGGGGAAAGAGGAAAGCCGAAAAGGAGTTATGAAATCTTGTTGGAGAATCTCATATTCTCACAGCTCTCCTACTTGGCCATCTTCATCATCATGGTTTGCATGGCCGAGACGAAAAAGATGAAGGAAGATCCCATCAACTTTAACGTGTTGAACATCGTGGTCGAAGTGATAAG CGCATACGGAAATGTAGGGTTCACGACAGGTTACAGCTGCGAACGACAACTAAGGCGTGTCGAAGGCTGCGAGGACAAGTGGTACGGATTCTCTGGGAAGTGGAGCGATGAGGGAAAAATCATCCTCATCATCGTCATGATTTTCGGAAGATTAAAGAAGTCCAACGTGAAAGGTGGCCGAGCTTGGGTTCTCTTGTGA
- the LOC115735351 gene encoding protein TIFY 6B-like isoform X1, whose amino-acid sequence MEDFLGLTWQENARAGKKKKKESASCIDSGKQARRWKQVTNRTPQQMTLEAAQRQLVGHDHPLFLPTSNHYAFDFNRKPPPFLKGNHDAALKFPFPRQVHDGPALGGMSSINPPFISQALSNDLLDRGSLGQTPEIRSEAMLSQRPPQLTIFYGDGVHVYSGITPEKAELIMSMAKDRLTAWSASRTRQHLEVTADIHRPRATYPQGTVPQARRATLVRFLEKRKDRLSSGIYDLLKKSSESNCTN is encoded by the exons ATGGAGGACTTTCTGGGGTTGACATGGCAGGAAAATGCACGAGCtggtaagaagaagaagaaagagagtgcATCATGCATCGATTCAG GGAAGCAAGCAAGACGGTGGAAACAGGTCACAAACCGGACTCCCCAACAAATGACTCTCGAAGCAGCTCAACGACAGCTTGTGGGTCATGATCATCCCCTCTTTTTGCCCACGTCCAACCACTACGCCTTTGATTTCAACCGCAAACCCCCTCCTTTCCTCAAG GGAAATCACGATGCGGCATTGAAGTTCCCTTTCCCCAGACAAGTCCATGATGGTCCAGCTCTTGGTGGGATGTCGTCTATCAACCCGCCCTTCATCTCTCAGGCACTTTCCAATGATTTATTAGACAGAGGCTCCCTTGGTCAGACACCTGAAATCAG GAGCGAAGCAATGTTGTCACAAAGACCCCCGCAGCTCACCATCTTTTACGGAGATGGTGTTCATGTGTACAGCGGTATCACTCCCGAGAAG GCTGAGCTCATAATGTCTATGGCAAAAGACCGGCTGACCGCATGGTCCGCGAGCCGAACGCGACAACATCTTGAAGTCACTGCCGACATTCATCGTCCCCGTGCGACGTACCCACAAGGCA CTGTACCGCAAGCTCGCCGAGCAACCTTGGTGCGATTCTTGGAGAAGCGCAAAGACAG ATTGAGCAGTGGCATTTACGATCTCTTAAAGAAATCATCCGAGAGCAACTGCACAAATTAA
- the LOC115735351 gene encoding protein TIFY 6B-like isoform X2 translates to MEDFLGLTWQENARAGKKKKKESASCIDSGKQARRWKQVTNRTPQQMTLEAAQRQLVGHDHPLFLPTSNHYAFDFNRKPPPFLKGNHDAALKFPFPRQVHDGPALGGMSSINPPFISQALSNDLLDRGSLGQTPEIRSEAMLSQRPPQLTIFYGDGVHVYSGITPEKAELIMSMAKDRLTAWSASRTRQHLEVTADIHRPRATYPQGTTLVMQLYRKLAEQPWCDSWRSAKTD, encoded by the exons ATGGAGGACTTTCTGGGGTTGACATGGCAGGAAAATGCACGAGCtggtaagaagaagaagaaagagagtgcATCATGCATCGATTCAG GGAAGCAAGCAAGACGGTGGAAACAGGTCACAAACCGGACTCCCCAACAAATGACTCTCGAAGCAGCTCAACGACAGCTTGTGGGTCATGATCATCCCCTCTTTTTGCCCACGTCCAACCACTACGCCTTTGATTTCAACCGCAAACCCCCTCCTTTCCTCAAG GGAAATCACGATGCGGCATTGAAGTTCCCTTTCCCCAGACAAGTCCATGATGGTCCAGCTCTTGGTGGGATGTCGTCTATCAACCCGCCCTTCATCTCTCAGGCACTTTCCAATGATTTATTAGACAGAGGCTCCCTTGGTCAGACACCTGAAATCAG GAGCGAAGCAATGTTGTCACAAAGACCCCCGCAGCTCACCATCTTTTACGGAGATGGTGTTCATGTGTACAGCGGTATCACTCCCGAGAAG GCTGAGCTCATAATGTCTATGGCAAAAGACCGGCTGACCGCATGGTCCGCGAGCCGAACGCGACAACATCTTGAAGTCACTGCCGACATTCATCGTCCCCGTGCGACGTACCCACAAGGCA CAACACTTGTGATGCAGCTGTACCGCAAGCTCGCCGAGCAACCTTGGTGCGATTCTTGGAGAAGCGCAAAGACAG ATTGA